A stretch of DNA from Streptomyces gobiensis:
TGTTCTTGCTGGGCAGCTCACCGAGGATCGGGAAGTCGTCCTTGCTCTCGCCGGCGCCCCGCTCGTACTGCATGAAGACTAGGTTCCAGATCTCCACATACCGCTCGTCGTTGACGGCGGGGCCGCCCTCGACGCCGAACTCGGGGCCGCGGTCGTAGTTGATCTCGGAGCAGGGGCCGCAGGGGCCGGGGACGCCCATGGACCAGTAGTTGTCGGCCATGCCCAGGCGCTGGATGCGCTCGGTGGGGACGCCGATGACATCGCGCCAGATCCGCTCGGCCTCGTCGTCCAGCTCGTAGACGGTGATCCAGAGCCTGTCCGGGTCCAGACCGTAGCCACCGTCCGCCTGGGAGCTGGTCAGCAGCTCCCAGGCGAGCTTGATGGCGCCTTCCTTGAAGTAGTCGCCGAAGGAGAAGTTGCCGCACATCTGGAAGAAGGTGCCGTGCCGGGTGGTCTTGCCGACCTCTTCGATGTCCGGGGTGCGGACACACTTCTGCACGCTGGTGGCGCGCGGGGCGGGCGGGGCGACCTCGCCGAGGAAGTACGGCTTGAACGGGACCATGCCGGCGGGGACCAGCAGCAGCGTCGGGTCGTCCGCGATCAGCGACGCCGACGGCACGACGATGTGCCCACGCTCCTCGAAGAAGCTCAGCCAGCGGCGGCGGATTTCAGCCGACTCCATCAGTGGTCCTCTTTTCCGGTCGTACGGTTGATCGGGCCGAGCTGGGCTCGGCGGGCCTGGCCAGGCAGCTGCCTGACGGGTGCGGGGTGGTCGGGGTCCGCGGTGAGGCCCAGGGCTTCGTTCAACTCACTCTCGCGCTGCGTCATTCCGGCGCGTACGTCGAGGGCGAACTCCTTGAGCCGGTGGCCGGTGTCAACGGCCTTGCCGGCGGCGCGTGCGGCAAGCGACTCGGGGGTGAGGCTGCGCAGCTTGCGGTTGACCTTGGTGGTGGCCCAGACGCCTGCGGCGGCGCCCGCGCTGAACCAGAAAGCGCGGCGGAACATGGTGGCTGATCAGTCCTTTCCACCGCGGCGCCGCCACCCGCCGCGCCGGGCGGACGGAACGGTCCGGCTGACGACGACGGTGGACCGGGGCTGCGGGGCCGGTGTGCTCTTGCGGCCGAGTGCGCGGCGCACGCCGTAGCCGAACGCCGCGACCTTCACCAGCGGGCCGCCGAAAGCAGTGGAGACGGTCGAGGAGAGCGCCGAGGCGTTGGAGGTGACCTCCTGGACATCGGACGCGATGGCGTCCACCCGGTCCAGCTGCGTCTGCGCGGAGCGCACGGTCGCCGACGCCTCGCCCAGGAGGGGGACCGCCTGCTCCGTCACACCCGTCACCAGCTTGGTGGCGGCCTTGAGCGTCTGCGCGAGCCTCACCAGCACCACGGCGAGGAACGACACCAGAATCGCCCAGAAGACAGCCACCAGGAGGCCGGCTACCTCTCCACCGGACACGCTGCACCGCTTCCCTCGGGTCGTATGGGGGTCGGCCGCCGCTCACCTGGACGCCGCTCGTCGCGCGCCTGCCGGGTACGGCGGCAGATACCGACCTTATCGCGCCGGGCGCCGCGTCCCTACCGCATTCCCCCGGCGCTCAGCGGGCGGGAATCCCCGGCTGCCCTGGGCGATTGTACGGTCCGCTTACCAACAAGTACGCTCCGTGTGCCATGCGACGCATCCCGCGCCCCGAGCCAGGCTCCCGCGACTCCCCCGCCCCCCGGCGCACGCGGGGCAATCTGCCGGCGGAGCTCAATCAGTTCGTGGGCCGCCGTACCGAACTGGAGCGGTTACACCAGCAGCTCGCCGACGGCCGGCTGGTAACGGTCACCGGTGTGGGCGGGGTGGGCAAGACCCGGCTCGCGGTGCGTGCGGCGGAGCAGCTACAGGATCGCTTCCGCGATGGGGTGTGGCTGGTGGAGCTGTCCATGCTCCAGGACGGCGGGCTGCTGGAGCACGCGGTCGGCGAGGCGCTGGGACTGGCCGACGCCACCGGGCGGCCACCGCGCTCCGTACTCGTGGACCACCTTGCCGAGCGGCGGACGCTGCTGGTCCTGGACGGGTTCGAGCATCTTGTCGACGCGTGTGCCTCGCTCACCCACACCCTGCTGCTCCAGGCGCCGGGCCTGCGGGTGCTGGCCACCGGTCGGCGGCCGATGGGTGTGACGGGCGAGCGGACGTACCCCCTGGCCCCTATGCCCGCACCGGCCCCCCGGAGCAGCGGCGCTGACGCTGCCGGTGAGGGGCACGCGGCCGGTGACGCTGTCGCGCTCTTCGCCGACCGGGCCGCCGCTGTGGTGCCGGAGTTCACCGTTACGCCGGAGAACGTACGGGACGTAGCCGAGCTGTGCCATCAGCTGGACGGGATCCCACTGGCCCTGGAGCTGGCCGCCGGACGGCTGCGCGCGCTGTCCGTACGGCAGGTGCTGCTGCGGCTGGATGACCGTTTCCGGCTGCTGACCGGTGGCAGCCGGGGGGCGCTGCCCCGCCATCAGACGCTGCGTACGGCCATCGGCTGGAGCCATGAGCTGTGCACCCCCGAAGAGCGGCTGCTGTGGGCCCGGCTCTCGGTCTTCGCCGGGCACTTCGATCTTGAGGCGGCTGAGTATGTCTGCTCGGGACCGGATCTCCCCGCGGATGAGCTGATCGATGTTCTGGCCGAGCTGGTCGCGCAGTCCGTGGTGATCCGTGATGAGGGGACCGCCGCGGGGTCTGCGGTGCGCTACCGGATGCTCGACACCGTACGGGCCTATGGCGCCGGATGGCTGGACACGCTCGGGGACACCGCCCGGATGCGGCGGCGGCACCGTGACTGGTACATGGGGCTGGCCACCTGGTGCGAGCTGGACTGGTTCAGCCCGCGGCAGGAGGAGGTGAAGGAGCAGATCGACAGCGAGCTGCCCAATCTGCGGGCCGCCCTGGAGTTCAGCCTGGAAGGCACGGAGGACACTCATCTGGGGCAGTACCTCGCGGGCACCCTGTGGTTCTACTGGGCCGGCTGCGGGCGGCTCGCCGAAGGGCGGCACTGGCTGGACCGCGCCCTTGAGCTGCCCTCGGAGCACGGTGACTCCCGGCTGAAGGCGCTCTGGGTGGTGGGCTATACGGCCGTGCTGCAGGGCGATACGGCCGGCGCGCTCGCAGCGCTTCAGGAGTGCCGTGACGGGGCGGAGCTCACCGGCAACCGGCTGGCCGCCGCGTACGCCCAGCACCGCACCGGCTGTCTCGCCCTGGTCTCCGACGACATGCCGCGTGCCGAGGAACTGATCCGCGGCGCGCTGGCGCGGTACCGGGAGATCGGCGAGCTGAACAGCAATGTGCTCATGGGGCAGGTCGAGCTCGCCATGGCGGTGGCCTTCCAGGGGGATCTGGCGGGCGCGGTCGCGCTCTGCGAGGAGGTCCAGGAGGTCTGCGAGGACCACGGCGAGCGCTGGACGCTGGCCTACGCGCGCTATGTGCTGGCGTATGCCGCCTGGGCCCGGGGCGAGCCGGACAGGGCCCGGGAGCTGCTGGCAGAGTGTCTGGCCATCAACCATCTCTTCCACGATCTGCTCGGCCTGGTACTCGCCGTGGAGCTGATGGCACTGATCACCTCGGCGCGGGGCGACCCGGCTGAGGCGGCCGTGCTGCAGGGCGCGGCCGGGCGGATCTGGCCATCGGTGGGGCTGAAGCTGTTCGGCTCCCGGTACTTCTACGCGCCCCATGTGCTGTGCGAGGAGCGGGCCCGTGCGGCGCTCGGCACGGTGGAGTACGAGCGGCTGCTGCGCGAGGGTGCCCGGCTGGATCTGGCAGCGACCGTGGAGCGCGTGCTGGGCGTACGGGAGCCGTCCCGGCACCGGGGAGCCGTGCCTGCGGCACGGACCGCGTCGGCACATCAGCCCTCCGCCTCCCCGGCCGTGAACGGCGGGGAGGCGGAGGGCTGAGCGCGGTGCGGCTGCGGCTGCTGGAGCCGGTCAGCGGGCGTAGTACTCGACGACCAGCTGCTCGTCGCAGGTGACCGGGATCTCCTTGCGGTTGGGGTCCCGGTCCAGCCGGAAGGCGAGCGCCTCGAGGTTGACCTCGAGGTAGCGCGGGGTCTCGCCATCGGGGGCGTAGCCGCCCTCGCGCGCCACCAGGAAGGGGTGCTTACCGCGGCTGCGCTCGCGGACCGTCACGACATCGTCCGGGCGGACCCGGAAGGACGGCTTGTCGACCTTCCGGTCGTTCACCGCGATGTGACCGTGCACCACCATCTGGCGGGCCTGGTAGATGGTGCGGGCGATACCCGACCGCAGGACGAGCGCGTCCAGACGGCGCTCAAGCTCGACGATGAGGGCTTCGCCCGTCTTGCCGTCGACCTTCCGAGCGCGGTCGTAGGCACGCGCCATCTGGCGCTCACTGATGTCGTACTGAGCGCGCAGACGCTGCTTCTCCAGCAGCCGGACCTTGTAGTCACTGGTCTGCTTGCGACCCCGGCCGTGCTCCCCCGGCGGGTAGGGACGCTGCTCGAAGTACTTGACGGCCTTCGGGGTCAGCGCGATGCCGAGGGCACGCGACTTCTTGACCTTGGGACGCGACTGGTTCACGTTGAACGGACCTCCGTGTAAGTTAGGTGAGGCTTACCTTAGCGGAGGAGAACGTATGTTTCGACCTGGGATCCCCCTGCCCAGCACCGATGACGACGCAGGGACGGGTCAGCCGCGTCCCGTGGAAGAAGACCCTCGGCAGCCGACCGCCGCCGAGCGAGTACGAACCCTCGTGGAGTCCAGCGTATCCGCCGTACTGAGAATTCCCGGCGTCGAGCCCGATGAGCTGGGCTCCGGGGTGCCGCAGTCACGGGCGGTGACCTCCGACGGGGA
This window harbors:
- the rpsD gene encoding 30S ribosomal protein S4 — protein: MNQSRPKVKKSRALGIALTPKAVKYFEQRPYPPGEHGRGRKQTSDYKVRLLEKQRLRAQYDISERQMARAYDRARKVDGKTGEALIVELERRLDALVLRSGIARTIYQARQMVVHGHIAVNDRKVDKPSFRVRPDDVVTVRERSRGKHPFLVAREGGYAPDGETPRYLEVNLEALAFRLDRDPNRKEIPVTCDEQLVVEYYAR
- a CDS encoding DUF6167 family protein; this translates as MFRRAFWFSAGAAAGVWATTKVNRKLRSLTPESLAARAAGKAVDTGHRLKEFALDVRAGMTQRESELNEALGLTADPDHPAPVRQLPGQARRAQLGPINRTTGKEDH
- a CDS encoding ATP-binding protein, with translation MRRIPRPEPGSRDSPAPRRTRGNLPAELNQFVGRRTELERLHQQLADGRLVTVTGVGGVGKTRLAVRAAEQLQDRFRDGVWLVELSMLQDGGLLEHAVGEALGLADATGRPPRSVLVDHLAERRTLLVLDGFEHLVDACASLTHTLLLQAPGLRVLATGRRPMGVTGERTYPLAPMPAPAPRSSGADAAGEGHAAGDAVALFADRAAAVVPEFTVTPENVRDVAELCHQLDGIPLALELAAGRLRALSVRQVLLRLDDRFRLLTGGSRGALPRHQTLRTAIGWSHELCTPEERLLWARLSVFAGHFDLEAAEYVCSGPDLPADELIDVLAELVAQSVVIRDEGTAAGSAVRYRMLDTVRAYGAGWLDTLGDTARMRRRHRDWYMGLATWCELDWFSPRQEEVKEQIDSELPNLRAALEFSLEGTEDTHLGQYLAGTLWFYWAGCGRLAEGRHWLDRALELPSEHGDSRLKALWVVGYTAVLQGDTAGALAALQECRDGAELTGNRLAAAYAQHRTGCLALVSDDMPRAEELIRGALARYREIGELNSNVLMGQVELAMAVAFQGDLAGAVALCEEVQEVCEDHGERWTLAYARYVLAYAAWARGEPDRARELLAECLAINHLFHDLLGLVLAVELMALITSARGDPAEAAVLQGAAGRIWPSVGLKLFGSRYFYAPHVLCEERARAALGTVEYERLLREGARLDLAATVERVLGVREPSRHRGAVPAARTASAHQPSASPAVNGGEAEG
- a CDS encoding DUF948 domain-containing protein translates to MSGGEVAGLLVAVFWAILVSFLAVVLVRLAQTLKAATKLVTGVTEQAVPLLGEASATVRSAQTQLDRVDAIASDVQEVTSNASALSSTVSTAFGGPLVKVAAFGYGVRRALGRKSTPAPQPRSTVVVSRTVPSARRGGWRRRGGKD